The following are encoded in a window of Platichthys flesus chromosome 19, fPlaFle2.1, whole genome shotgun sequence genomic DNA:
- the fgfr1b gene encoding fibroblast growth factor receptor 1b, producing MSSPLCFLLLSCLLLVLVQLPGTRCRPATEDLDTVDAVQSSEDEEDDESSSEENKLSNELSTSNEKLQPLAPQWVVPEKMEKQLHAVPASRTVKFRCQASGNPAPTLHWYKNGKQFRKDQRIGGFKIRDNIWTLIMESVVPSDKGNYTCVVENEYGSLEHTYLLDVVERSPHRPILQAGLPANQTVVAGSNVQFVCRVFSDPQPHIQWLKHIVVNGSREGPDGHPYVLVLKTAGLNTTDKEMELLTLSNVSLEDAGEYTCFAGNSIGVSHHSAWLNVVKDLPPAPLPSQTYLEIFIYCLGFFIVIILIITAVVCRLCCSPKKSDFSGQLAVQKLAKSIPLRRQVSVESSSSLHSGMCLMRQSRLSSAATILAGVSEYELPFDPVWELPRDRLMLGKPLGEGCFGQVVLAEAAGLDQNKPTRVTQVAVKMLKADATEKDLSDLISEMEMMKMIGKHKNIINLLGACTQDGPLYVVVEYASQGNLREFLRTRRPVGLEYWSESRQTPLDSLEMKELVSAAYQVARGMAYLASKKCIHRDLAARNVLVTEDNVMKIADFGLARDVHHIDYYKKTTNGRLPVKWMAPEALFDRVYTHQSDVWSFGVLLWEIFTLGGSPYPGVPVEELFKLLKEGHRMEKPPACTQELYLTMRDCWHAVPSRRPTFLQLVEDLDRTLSLSSNQEYLDLSVPLVQYSTVCVSSSALSRSST from the exons TCGACGCAGTGCAGTCgtctgaggatgaagaagacgatgagtcatcctcagaggaaaacaaactctCCAATGAACTTTCAACAAGCaatgagaagctgcagc CGCTGGCGCCTCAGTGGGTGGTgccagagaagatggagaagcagCTCCACGCCGTTCCCGCCAGTCGGACTGTGAAGTTCAGGTGCCAGGCGTCGGGGAACCCTGCTCCCACTCTGCACTGGTACAAGAACGGGAAACAGTTCAGGAAGGACCAGAGAATCGGAGGCTTCAAG ATCAGAGATAACATCTGGACTCTGATCATGGAGTCGGTGGTTCCATCAGACAAAGGGAACTACACGTGTGTGGTGGAGAACGAGTACGGGAGCCTGGAACACACCTACCTGCTGGACGTAGTCG AGCGCTCCCCCCACAGACCCATCCTGCAGGCCGGGCTGCCCGCCAACCAGACGGTGGTCGCTGGTTCCAACGTTCAGTTTGTGTGTCGGGTGTTCAGCGACCCGCAGCCTCACATCCAGTGGCTCAAACACATCGTGGTCAACGGCAGCAGGGAGGGGCCGGACGGGCACCCCTACGTCCTGGTTCTCAAG ACGGCCGGTTTGAACACGACAGATAAGGAGATGGAGCTTCTGACCCTGAGCAACGTGTCCCTGGAAGACGCTGGCGAGTACACGTGTTTTGCAGGAAACTCCATCGGAGTGTCTCACCACTCTGCGTGGCTCAACGTCGTGAAAG ACCTGCCCCCCGCCCCTCTGCCCTCCCAGACCTACCTGGAGATCTTCATCTACTGCCTCGGCttcttcatcgtcatcatcctcatcatcaccgCCGTCGTCTGCCGACTCTGCTGCTCCCCGAAGAAGAGCGACTTCAGCGGCCAGCTGGCCGTCCAGAAACTAGCCAAGAGCATTCCCCTGAGGAGACAG GTGTCTGTCGAGTCCTCGTCCTCGCTGCATTCTGGGATGTGTCTGATGCGTCAGTCTCGTCTCTCCAGCGCGGCCACCATCCTGGCAGGCGTGTCCGAGTACGAGCTTCCCTTCGACCCGGTGTGGGAGCTGCCTCGAGATCG gctGATGCTGGGGAAGCCTCTGGGGGAAGGTTGTTTCGGTCAGGTGGTTCTGGCCGAGGCCGCCGGACTCGACCAGAACAAACCGACGCGTGTCACTCAAGTCGCAGTGAAGATGCTGAAag CGGACGCCACAGAGAAGGACCTGTCCGACCTGATCTCCgagatggagatgatgaagatgatcgGAAAACACAAGAACATCATCAACCTGCTGGGAGCCTGCACTCAGGACG GTCCTCTGTACGTGGTGGTGGAGTACGCCTCCCAGGGGAACCTCAGGGAGTTCCTCCGCACCCGTCGCCCCGTTGGCCTGGAGTACTGGAGCGAGTCGAGACAGACGCCGCTGGACAGTTtggagatgaaggagctggTGTCTGCTGCGTACCAGGTGGCCAGAGGGATGGCGTACCTGGCCTCCAAGAAG TGTATCCACAGAGACCTGGCAGCCAGAAACGTCCTGGTCACAGAAGACAACGTGATGAAGATCGCAGACTTCGGTTTGGCTCGAGACGTCCACCACATCGACTACTACAAGAAGACGACCAAC GGTCGTCTGCCGGTGAAGTGGATGGCGCCAGAGGCTTTGTTCGACCGGGTCTACACTCACCAGAGTGACGT GTGGTCGTTTGGCGTCTTGTTGTGGGAGATCTTCACCCTCGGTGGATCTCCGTACCCTGGCGTCCCCGTGGAGGAGCTGTTCAAGCTGCTGAAGGAGGGTCACCGCATGGAGAAACCCCCCGCCTGCACTCAGGAGCT GTACCTGACCATGAGGGACTGCTGGCACGCCGTCCCGTCTCGCAGACCCACGTTCCTGCAGCTGGTGGAAGATCTGGACAGAACGCTTTCTCTCAGTTCCAACCAG GAGTACCTGGATCTGTCCGTTCCTCTGGTCCAGTACTCTACAGTCTGCGTCTCTTC